The following proteins are encoded in a genomic region of Bernardetia sp. MNP-M8:
- a CDS encoding helix-turn-helix transcriptional regulator has product MKILTSGKYYGRKESEINVNQLILSEYDYRSARTDWHYHENPYFMYLLQGNVYDTNKKVMTHCTSGSLIFHNWQETHYNEKATTQARGFHLEFPRSWFEQKKLDSNLWEGSQLINNPTSHYLLAKLYFEFRCQDVYSNISIELLMLQLCETIEKNEFYEKEKQPLWINSLRQILNEDSENLNLKLLSNQLGVHPVHISRAVPKYFGSSLGDYIRQQKIKKALSYIFSKNYSLTEIAHLCGFSDQSHFTRTFKLYLNKTPSQFSKQVF; this is encoded by the coding sequence ATGAAAATTCTAACATCAGGTAAATATTATGGTAGAAAAGAATCTGAAATCAATGTCAATCAACTGATTTTGTCTGAATATGATTATCGTTCAGCTCGTACAGATTGGCATTATCACGAAAACCCATACTTTATGTACTTGCTTCAAGGTAACGTATATGATACAAATAAGAAAGTAATGACACATTGTACTTCTGGTAGTTTGATTTTCCATAACTGGCAAGAAACTCATTACAATGAAAAAGCAACTACACAAGCAAGAGGTTTTCATTTAGAATTTCCTAGAAGTTGGTTTGAACAAAAAAAATTAGATAGCAACCTTTGGGAAGGCAGCCAACTTATCAACAATCCTACATCACACTATCTACTGGCAAAACTTTACTTTGAATTTCGGTGTCAAGATGTGTACTCAAATATTTCTATTGAATTATTGATGCTTCAACTATGTGAAACGATAGAAAAAAATGAATTTTATGAAAAGGAAAAACAACCTCTTTGGATTAATTCACTTCGACAAATACTTAATGAAGATTCAGAAAACTTGAATTTAAAGTTGCTTTCTAATCAGTTAGGTGTTCATCCTGTACATATTTCAAGAGCAGTACCTAAGTATTTTGGAAGTTCATTAGGTGATTATATTCGCCAACAAAAAATCAAAAAAGCATTGAGTTATATTTTTTCAAAAAATTATTCTCTAACAGAAATTGCTCATTTGTGTGGTTTTTCAGACCAAAGCCATTTTACACGCACTTTCAAACTATATCTCAACAAAACTCCTAGTCAGTTTTCTAAACAGGTGTTTTAA
- a CDS encoding AIR synthase-related protein translates to MTSRYAQRGVSSQKEDVHAAIKSVDKGIFPKAFCKIIPDILGGDEDYCNIMHADGAGTKSSLAYLYWKETGDLSVWKGIAQDAVIMNIDDLICVGATDNILLSSTIGRNKNLITGEVIAKIINGTEELLENLREQGITIFSTGGETADVGDLVRTIIVDSTVTARMKRSDIISTDKISEGDVIVGLESFGQATYESEYNGGMGSNGLTSARHDVLTKKYAEKYPESFDNSVPSELVYSGSRSLTDIYEKLPKDTKTDIGKLILSPTRTYAPVVKEILNKIREHVHGMIHCSGGAQTKILHFVDNSQNLHIIKDNLFDTPPLFELIQSESKTDWKEMYQVFNMGHRLEIYLPKEHAQTVIDISKSYGIDAKIIGRVEKNGDTTNEKSKKLTISSAHGEFVY, encoded by the coding sequence ATGACTTCTCGTTATGCACAACGTGGTGTTTCTTCTCAAAAAGAAGACGTACACGCAGCCATCAAATCTGTTGATAAAGGAATTTTTCCGAAAGCATTTTGTAAGATAATCCCTGATATTTTGGGAGGAGATGAAGACTATTGCAATATCATGCACGCAGACGGTGCAGGTACAAAATCATCTTTAGCATATCTTTACTGGAAAGAAACAGGCGATTTGTCGGTTTGGAAAGGAATTGCACAAGATGCCGTCATTATGAATATTGATGATTTGATTTGTGTGGGAGCAACAGATAATATTTTGCTTTCTTCTACTATTGGACGAAATAAAAACCTAATTACAGGCGAAGTAATAGCCAAAATTATCAACGGAACAGAAGAATTATTAGAAAATCTTAGAGAACAAGGAATTACAATTTTCAGTACAGGAGGAGAAACTGCCGACGTAGGCGACCTTGTTCGTACAATTATCGTCGATAGCACCGTAACAGCACGAATGAAAAGAAGTGATATAATCAGCACAGATAAAATAAGTGAAGGCGATGTAATTGTAGGCTTAGAATCTTTTGGACAAGCAACTTACGAATCTGAATACAACGGAGGAATGGGAAGCAATGGTTTAACTTCTGCAAGACATGACGTTTTGACTAAAAAATATGCTGAGAAATATCCAGAAAGTTTTGATAATTCTGTTCCTAGTGAGCTTGTTTATAGTGGCTCTAGGAGTTTGACAGATATTTATGAAAAACTTCCAAAGGATACAAAAACAGATATTGGAAAGTTGATTTTATCCCCAACACGTACTTATGCGCCTGTTGTGAAAGAAATTTTGAATAAAATTAGAGAGCATGTACATGGAATGATTCATTGTTCAGGAGGAGCGCAAACCAAAATTTTGCATTTTGTTGATAATTCTCAAAATTTGCATATCATAAAAGATAATTTGTTTGACACACCACCACTTTTTGAGCTTATTCAGTCAGAAAGCAAAACGGATTGGAAAGAAATGTATCAAGTCTTTAATATGGGACATCGTTTGGAGATTTATCTTCCAAAAGAACATGCTCAAACAGTCATTGATATTTCAAAATCTTATGGAATTGATGCAAAAATAATTGGTAGAGTAGAAAAAAATGGAGATACTACTAATGAGAAAAGTAAAAAATTGACTATTTCTTCAGCGCATGGAGAATTTGTTTATTAA
- the lgt gene encoding prolipoprotein diacylglyceryl transferase produces MLDFLNLISAVSWDVSPEIWQWKFINLRWYGLLFATGFIIGYFIFSKIYKIEGKPQEDLETLLTYMVIATVVGSRLGHCLFYDPVYYLSNPLEILKIWKGGLASHGGTIGLLVALFLYSRKHPDQPYLWLLDRIVIPIALAGAFIRLGNLMNSEIYGGVTDLPWGFIFLQNGETLPKHPTQLYEAGSYILLFIYLMVSYLQTKRYTPRGRIFGQFLILLFGARFFIEFVKNVQEAWEIDMVASYGINMGQLLSIPFVVVGTYFFVRSFSENAKKEAIEFAEKGNKNIVGKVDTKGKKV; encoded by the coding sequence ATGCTAGACTTTCTTAACTTAATTTCAGCCGTTTCTTGGGACGTAAGTCCTGAAATTTGGCAATGGAAATTTATTAATCTTCGTTGGTACGGACTTTTATTTGCCACAGGTTTTATTATTGGTTACTTTATTTTTTCCAAAATCTATAAAATAGAAGGTAAGCCACAAGAAGACTTAGAAACGCTCCTTACTTATATGGTTATTGCAACTGTTGTGGGTTCTCGTTTGGGACATTGTTTATTCTATGACCCTGTTTATTATTTGTCTAATCCATTAGAAATTTTGAAAATTTGGAAAGGTGGATTGGCTTCTCATGGAGGAACTATCGGACTTTTGGTAGCTCTGTTTTTATATTCAAGAAAACATCCAGACCAGCCTTATTTATGGCTTTTGGATAGAATTGTAATTCCGATTGCACTTGCTGGTGCTTTTATTCGTCTAGGCAACTTAATGAATTCGGAAATTTATGGAGGTGTTACTGATTTGCCTTGGGGATTTATTTTCCTTCAAAATGGTGAAACATTACCCAAACATCCTACACAGCTTTATGAAGCAGGTTCGTATATTTTACTCTTTATTTATCTGATGGTTTCTTACTTACAAACTAAACGTTATACTCCAAGAGGACGAATTTTTGGGCAGTTTTTAATATTACTTTTTGGCGCACGTTTTTTCATTGAGTTTGTGAAAAATGTACAAGAAGCGTGGGAAATTGATATGGTAGCTTCTTATGGAATCAATATGGGTCAGCTTTTGAGTATTCCTTTTGTTGTGGTAGGAACATACTTCTTTGTTCGTTCATTCTCTGAAAATGCAAAGAAAGAAGCTATTGAGTTTGCTGAAAAGGGTAATAAGAATATTGTCGGTAAAGTTGATACTAAAGGCAAGAAAGTATAA
- a CDS encoding tetratricopeptide repeat protein, producing MKQDNKILDRLFTQLQTARSTARIEAILTQIWNIWLNTGNVEMNTLIRLGTESLSKGDYTDAINVFTQVVDRNPNFAEGWNKRATAFYLRGNYKAAIDDIHQTLNIENRHFGALAGLATIYSEIGDEHGVLGTLEKLYQIHPFQPKLKDQIEELRSRLN from the coding sequence ATGAAACAAGATAATAAAATACTAGACCGACTCTTTACTCAACTGCAAACAGCACGTTCGACAGCACGTATAGAAGCCATCCTAACACAAATTTGGAATATTTGGCTCAATACAGGAAATGTAGAAATGAATACCTTAATTCGCTTAGGAACTGAAAGCCTTTCAAAAGGAGATTATACGGATGCAATTAATGTTTTTACACAAGTGGTGGATAGAAATCCAAATTTTGCAGAGGGTTGGAACAAGCGAGCAACAGCCTTTTATTTGAGAGGAAATTATAAAGCAGCTATTGATGATATTCATCAGACCTTAAATATAGAAAATCGTCATTTTGGAGCTTTAGCAGGACTAGCAACCATTTATTCTGAGATTGGAGATGAACATGGTGTACTTGGTACTCTTGAAAAACTCTATCAAATTCATCCTTTTCAGCCCAAACTAAAAGACCAAATTGAAGAACTTCGTTCAAGATTGAACTAA
- a CDS encoding NAD(P)H-dependent oxidoreductase codes for MEILIIQGSARKNGNTNKIVNYIQEQLDCDFIDLKNYTISHYDYDSRNRNDDFLPLMREIVEYDLIIFATPVYWYAMSGIMKTFFDRITDCLKIEKETGRKLRGKTMAMVCCGSEKDVVLEISAAFEMPFRESASYLGMNYVGSVYTWMDTDDISGEVIQNLDKFIGKITK; via the coding sequence ATGGAAATTCTCATTATTCAAGGAAGTGCAAGAAAAAATGGTAATACAAATAAGATTGTAAATTATATTCAAGAACAGTTAGATTGTGATTTTATTGATTTAAAAAACTATACTATTTCACATTATGATTACGATTCACGTAATAGAAATGATGATTTTTTGCCTTTAATGAGAGAAATCGTAGAATATGATTTGATTATTTTTGCTACTCCTGTATATTGGTATGCTATGTCTGGAATTATGAAAACCTTTTTTGATAGAATTACAGATTGCTTGAAAATAGAAAAAGAAACGGGTAGAAAATTAAGAGGCAAAACAATGGCAATGGTTTGTTGTGGATCTGAGAAAGATGTTGTTTTGGAAATAAGCGCAGCATTTGAAATGCCATTTAGAGAAAGTGCTTCTTATTTAGGAATGAATTATGTAGGCAGCGTTTATACGTGGATGGATACAGATGATATTTCAGGAGAAGTAATTCAAAATTTAGATAAATTCATAGGCAAAATAACCAAATAG
- a CDS encoding adenylate kinase, whose product MLNLVLFGPPGAGKGTQSQHLVEHYNLIHISTGDLLRAERKAGTPLGKKAEEYMTKGNLVPDEVVIGMIENKLKENTGAKGIIFDGFPRTTKQAEALDNLLKAHQVGINAVLSLHVDEEELVKRLLERGKTSGRVDDQKEELIRNRVQVYRNETEVVADYYKKQDKLHVIEGVGEISEITAAIRGAVEQVKAS is encoded by the coding sequence ATGCTAAATTTAGTTTTATTCGGCCCTCCTGGTGCAGGAAAAGGAACACAGAGCCAACATCTTGTAGAGCATTATAATTTGATACATATTTCTACTGGAGATTTGCTTCGTGCAGAGCGAAAAGCAGGAACACCACTCGGAAAAAAAGCCGAAGAATATATGACAAAAGGAAATTTAGTTCCTGATGAAGTAGTTATCGGAATGATAGAAAACAAACTTAAAGAAAATACAGGAGCAAAAGGAATTATTTTTGATGGTTTTCCTCGTACAACAAAACAAGCAGAAGCATTAGATAATCTTCTTAAAGCTCACCAAGTGGGTATTAACGCTGTTCTTTCTCTACACGTAGATGAAGAAGAACTTGTAAAACGTCTTTTAGAAAGAGGCAAAACTTCTGGTAGAGTAGATGACCAAAAAGAAGAACTTATCCGAAACCGTGTACAGGTATATCGTAACGAAACTGAAGTAGTAGCAGACTATTATAAAAAACAAGACAAACTCCATGTTATCGAAGGAGTAGGAGAAATTAGCGAAATAACAGCTGCCATTCGTGGTGCTGTTGAGCAAGTAAAAGCTAGTTAA
- a CDS encoding N-acetylmuramoyl-L-alanine amidase yields MNQYLKSLPYLFFVALFGLTLFSFTNKDATNFTVVIDAGHGGKDPGCSGSKTKEKDVALAVALKVGNYIKENLKDVKVVYTRSTDVFVELDERTAIANRNKADLFISIHCNAAKNKEVLGAETYTIGMHKTDGNLDVAMRENAVILKEENHKEKYQFDPYSIISYIKMSNFQSANQTKSIDFANKVQKQFEERVNRENRGVKQSGFLVLWKTAMPAALIEIGFLTNTKEEGYLKTDNGQTYIASGIYRAFKEYKNEVSAK; encoded by the coding sequence ATGAATCAATATTTAAAATCTCTTCCTTATTTGTTTTTTGTAGCCCTTTTTGGCTTAACTCTTTTTAGTTTTACTAATAAAGATGCTACTAACTTTACAGTTGTCATTGATGCTGGACACGGAGGAAAAGACCCTGGTTGTTCGGGCAGTAAAACAAAAGAAAAAGATGTTGCTCTTGCCGTTGCCTTGAAAGTAGGAAATTATATCAAAGAAAACCTCAAAGATGTAAAGGTGGTTTATACAAGAAGTACAGATGTTTTTGTAGAATTAGATGAAAGAACTGCTATTGCAAATCGCAACAAAGCTGATTTATTTATTTCTATCCATTGTAATGCCGCTAAAAACAAAGAAGTTTTGGGTGCAGAAACTTATACTATCGGAATGCACAAAACAGATGGAAATCTTGATGTAGCCATGCGTGAAAATGCTGTTATTTTGAAAGAAGAAAATCACAAAGAAAAATATCAATTTGACCCGTATAGCATTATTTCATATATCAAAATGTCAAATTTTCAGAGTGCTAATCAGACTAAGAGTATTGATTTTGCGAACAAAGTACAAAAACAGTTCGAAGAGCGTGTAAACAGAGAGAATAGAGGTGTAAAACAAAGTGGCTTTTTAGTATTGTGGAAAACAGCTATGCCAGCAGCACTGATAGAAATTGGTTTTTTGACCAACACAAAAGAAGAGGGTTATTTGAAAACTGATAACGGACAAACTTATATTGCATCAGGAATTTATCGTGCTTTTAAAGAATATAAAAATGAAGTTTCAGCAAAATAG